A section of the Microbacterium forte genome encodes:
- a CDS encoding ABC transporter ATP-binding protein translates to MTLVALNDVTKSVRLADDSELEILRGISLEVSAGDHVSIVGRSGSGKSTLLNILGMLDAPTTGSVSFEDREVRRMRSGRLDRLRGDNVGFVFQQFNLLPGRTALDNVMMPLGHARGRMFWNRRQIAGDMLERVGLGHRIEQVADRLSGGEQQRVAIARALVRRPVLILADEPTGALDIDTGASVMSLLDQVATETDAALVTITHDLHVAARARRHYRLDAGLLETADLSRAFEASTLAASVPSAASADSGASAPATVPAMPAMPSSRRGAVS, encoded by the coding sequence GTGACGCTCGTCGCACTCAACGATGTGACCAAGAGCGTCCGGCTCGCCGATGACTCGGAACTGGAGATCCTTCGGGGCATCTCGTTAGAGGTGAGTGCCGGTGACCACGTGTCGATCGTCGGCAGGTCGGGCTCGGGCAAATCGACGCTGCTCAACATCCTCGGGATGCTCGACGCTCCGACCACCGGGTCCGTGTCGTTCGAAGACCGCGAAGTGCGGCGCATGCGCTCAGGGCGGCTGGACAGGCTGCGCGGGGACAACGTCGGCTTCGTCTTCCAGCAGTTCAACCTGCTGCCTGGGCGCACGGCTCTCGACAACGTGATGATGCCGCTCGGGCACGCACGGGGGCGGATGTTCTGGAACAGGAGACAGATCGCCGGCGACATGCTCGAGCGGGTCGGCCTCGGCCACCGCATCGAGCAGGTCGCCGACCGCCTCTCCGGAGGCGAGCAGCAGCGGGTCGCGATAGCGAGGGCCCTCGTGCGCCGCCCCGTGCTGATCCTCGCGGACGAGCCGACCGGAGCTCTCGACATCGACACGGGTGCGTCCGTCATGTCGTTGCTCGACCAGGTGGCGACCGAGACCGACGCCGCACTCGTCACGATCACGCACGACCTCCATGTGGCCGCCCGTGCCAGGCGGCACTACCGGCTCGACGCCGGACTCCTCGAGACGGCGGATCTCAGCCGCGCCTTCGAGGCCTCCACGCTCGCCGCCTCCGTCCCCTCCGCCGCATCGGCCGACTCGGGGGCATCCGCGCCCGCCACTGTGCCAGCCATGCCGGCTATGCCTTCCTCGCGTCGCGGAGCAGTGTCGTGA
- a CDS encoding stage II sporulation protein M, translating to MDADALTDARRAEWERLDQLSRARLDGAGVDELIVRYRAASADLAELKTSVGESPQGAYLSTILVRARLRLTGASDNILTQTGRFFSLQLPAALYRLRWTTLVVAVSFIAVVVGTAAWISSDPALLATLGPPDLLEQYADESFTGYYTENPAAVFMGMVWWNNAWIALQCVLFGITGLWPINVLVQNAMGLGVSGAVMAAHDQVDVMILYILPHGLLEMTSIFVAAAGGLHLFWSWVAPGHRSRGESLAAEGRSLATVAIGLVFALFVSGLIEGFVTGWSLPWPIKIGIGVAALAAFLIYMLVIGGRAYRRGETGDLVEYEAGTPRLLAG from the coding sequence GTGGATGCCGATGCGTTGACAGATGCGCGCCGCGCCGAGTGGGAGCGACTCGACCAGTTGAGCCGCGCCCGCCTCGACGGGGCGGGCGTCGACGAGCTGATCGTCCGATACCGTGCGGCATCCGCTGACCTCGCGGAGCTGAAGACCTCGGTGGGCGAATCGCCTCAGGGCGCGTATCTCTCGACGATCCTCGTGCGCGCACGGCTGCGACTCACGGGCGCATCCGACAACATCCTCACCCAGACCGGCCGCTTCTTCTCCCTGCAGCTGCCGGCTGCCCTCTATCGACTGCGCTGGACGACGCTCGTGGTCGCGGTGTCGTTCATCGCGGTCGTGGTCGGCACCGCCGCATGGATCTCGTCAGACCCGGCGCTTCTGGCGACCCTCGGCCCGCCCGACCTGCTCGAGCAGTATGCGGACGAGAGCTTCACCGGCTATTACACCGAGAACCCCGCGGCGGTCTTCATGGGCATGGTCTGGTGGAACAACGCCTGGATCGCCCTGCAGTGCGTTCTGTTCGGCATCACCGGCCTCTGGCCGATCAACGTGCTCGTACAGAATGCGATGGGTCTCGGGGTATCCGGCGCGGTCATGGCCGCCCACGATCAGGTCGATGTGATGATCCTCTACATCCTCCCGCACGGCCTTCTCGAGATGACGTCGATCTTCGTCGCCGCGGCCGGCGGACTCCACCTCTTCTGGTCGTGGGTCGCTCCGGGGCATCGATCGAGAGGCGAGTCTCTCGCCGCCGAGGGACGCTCGCTCGCGACGGTGGCGATCGGACTCGTCTTCGCGCTGTTCGTCTCGGGCCTGATCGAGGGTTTCGTGACCGGGTGGTCTCTGCCCTGGCCGATCAAGATCGGCATCGGCGTGGCCGCGCTCGCCGCGTTCCTGATCTACATGCTCGTCATCGGCGGTCGCGCGTATCGCCGGGGCGAGACCGGCGACCTCGTCGAGTATGAGGCAGGGACACCGCGACTTCTGGCCGGCTGA
- a CDS encoding DUF3499 family protein: protein MDGRLCSKVGCAREAVATLTYDYGDQMAALGPLGIARHPNAHDLCAQHADRLSVPAGWLVIRHEALRA from the coding sequence ATGGACGGAAGACTCTGCTCGAAGGTCGGCTGCGCGCGTGAAGCCGTGGCGACGCTCACGTACGACTACGGCGATCAGATGGCGGCGCTCGGGCCACTGGGGATAGCGCGGCATCCGAACGCTCACGATCTGTGCGCGCAGCACGCGGATCGGCTGTCAGTGCCCGCGGGGTGGCTCGTGATCCGTCATGAGGCGCTTCGCGCCTGA
- a CDS encoding ABC transporter permease, translating to MTGILGALSDAWSEIRVHKLRVLLSLIGIAVSVAALTGVVAISEYQRQFQAEQSDRWGGRAATLVVTISSDDGAPVDFDAFDERFTGVAERFEFSHTARIAQGMVVPVQLPDGIVDVNSRLIDPLYSQIHREQLLEGRWMRDADSDALSPPVVITEALWDRIGRTPVAQHPTLTLAGPAGGTYQVVGVVPRQGFGDEELRVDILYDAYRARVDALPEGAWPQYEIWLGQGQVDEIAPVLAMDLRAGLPEGQTVSVSRSDWAAQPGALDAQATFEMVTGGIAAVILALGALSLINIQLVAMRQRVREIGVRRAFGATSGRVFFSVFLESLVATTVAGLVGIAIVVAVLRSDWVVTSLFYGIQDIPPFPMRAAFVGLAASILVGAVAGFIPALVALRVKVIDAIRF from the coding sequence GTGACCGGCATCCTCGGCGCCCTCTCGGACGCCTGGTCGGAGATCCGTGTTCACAAACTGCGGGTGCTGCTCAGTCTGATCGGCATCGCGGTCTCGGTGGCGGCACTCACCGGGGTCGTGGCCATCTCCGAGTATCAGCGCCAGTTCCAGGCCGAGCAGTCGGACCGCTGGGGTGGTCGGGCAGCGACGCTGGTCGTCACGATCAGCAGCGACGACGGCGCACCCGTCGACTTCGACGCCTTCGACGAGCGGTTCACCGGCGTCGCTGAGCGATTCGAGTTCAGCCACACCGCGCGGATCGCGCAGGGCATGGTCGTCCCCGTGCAGCTCCCTGACGGCATCGTCGACGTGAACTCGCGATTGATCGACCCTCTCTACTCGCAGATCCACCGCGAGCAGCTGCTCGAGGGGCGCTGGATGCGCGATGCGGATTCCGACGCGCTCTCACCGCCCGTCGTGATCACGGAGGCGCTGTGGGACCGCATCGGGCGGACACCCGTCGCTCAGCACCCGACGCTGACGCTCGCAGGGCCCGCAGGCGGCACGTACCAGGTCGTGGGCGTCGTGCCTCGCCAGGGGTTCGGCGACGAGGAGCTGCGCGTCGACATCCTCTACGACGCGTATCGTGCTCGCGTCGATGCCCTGCCGGAGGGAGCATGGCCGCAGTACGAGATCTGGCTGGGCCAGGGTCAGGTCGACGAGATCGCACCCGTGCTCGCGATGGATCTGCGGGCGGGGCTTCCGGAAGGGCAGACCGTGTCGGTCAGCCGCTCGGACTGGGCGGCCCAACCCGGCGCGCTGGATGCGCAGGCGACGTTCGAGATGGTCACCGGCGGCATCGCGGCGGTCATCCTCGCGCTCGGAGCGCTGAGCCTGATCAACATCCAGCTGGTCGCCATGCGGCAGCGGGTGCGTGAGATCGGCGTGCGTCGCGCGTTCGGGGCGACGTCGGGCAGGGTCTTCTTCTCGGTGTTCCTCGAGAGTCTTGTGGCGACCACGGTGGCCGGGCTCGTCGGCATCGCGATCGTGGTCGCGGTGCTCCGCTCCGATTGGGTGGTGACGTCGCTCTTCTACGGCATCCAGGACATCCCGCCGTTCCCGATGCGAGCGGCCTTCGTCGGTCTCGCGGCGTCGATCCTGGTCGGTGCCGTCGCCGGCTTCATCCCGGCCCTGGTCGCATTGCGGGTGAAGGTGATCGACGCGATCCGATTCTGA
- a CDS encoding RDD family protein has protein sequence MSVPLDASDEVLSGEAVAIDVQPIGFVLRAAGAIIDLLVGIAVFVLTLFLRIWLLDIGVLDQATDTIAFIASIVISFVVLPITMEVALKGRSLGKLAVGGRIVRLDGGATGFRHAFIRALLGVLEIYMTLGSVAVLAGAFSARSQRLGDMVAGTYSQRVRTPKLIPSVPVLPPMLAGWAQIADVARLPDRLARRISQFLQSAPRMVPSARARVAQDLLSEASPFVSPLPQAAPEVALIGITVLRRERERRALQNADRRAEKLTGRRVGV, from the coding sequence ATGTCCGTCCCGCTCGATGCATCCGATGAGGTTCTCTCCGGCGAAGCCGTCGCGATCGACGTGCAGCCGATCGGATTCGTCCTGCGAGCCGCGGGGGCGATCATCGATCTCCTGGTCGGCATCGCCGTCTTCGTGCTCACCCTGTTCCTGCGAATCTGGCTGCTCGACATCGGAGTTCTCGACCAGGCGACCGACACGATCGCCTTCATCGCTTCGATCGTGATCAGCTTCGTGGTGCTGCCGATCACGATGGAGGTCGCTCTCAAGGGCCGCAGCCTCGGAAAGCTCGCGGTGGGTGGTCGCATCGTACGCCTCGACGGGGGCGCGACCGGATTCCGGCACGCCTTCATCCGGGCGCTTCTGGGCGTTCTCGAGATCTACATGACGCTGGGCAGCGTCGCGGTGCTCGCCGGGGCGTTCAGCGCCCGATCCCAGCGCCTCGGAGACATGGTCGCGGGCACCTACAGCCAGCGCGTGCGCACGCCGAAGCTGATCCCCAGCGTCCCGGTGCTGCCGCCGATGCTCGCCGGCTGGGCCCAGATCGCCGATGTGGCCCGCCTGCCCGACCGCCTCGCCCGTCGCATCTCCCAGTTCTTGCAGAGTGCTCCGCGAATGGTGCCGTCTGCACGAGCGAGGGTGGCGCAGGATCTGCTCTCCGAGGCCTCGCCGTTCGTCTCACCCCTGCCCCAGGCCGCGCCCGAGGTGGCGCTCATCGGCATCACCGTGCTCCGTCGCGAGCGGGAGCGCAGAGCGCTGCAGAACGCCGATCGCCGAGCGGAGAAGCTCACCGGTCGTCGCGTCGGCGTCTGA
- a CDS encoding DUF58 domain-containing protein gives MFVTGRLALAVAVGIVPLVLAGLAEFPPYAALGIWVLLCVLLVVLDVLLAPSPRSVVVTRRVPARARIGELVPVSVALQNQGSRTLHAVIRDAWQPTAGAGEARQRLSIPPGERRRVSMPLLPRRRGELASEFVMIRSRGPLGLAGRQARHTVRGTVRVLPAFSSRKHLPSRLARLRELDGNTSIQVRGQGTEFDSLREYVRGDDVRSIDWRATARAGTTMLRTWRPERDRHVVIIIDTGRTAAARVGDGTRVDAALEASLLLAALAARAGDHVHLLMYDRVVRARVTGVDGAALLPALTDAMAPVHARLVDTDWPGAFAAVRTLTTRPALIVVLTAQDAAESARGFLGAFPDASRATSILVGSVTDDGIADLAMQRGSREEIYLAAAAERTMRDAENVADAVRRAGGEAIAADPETLPPRIADRYLELKASGRL, from the coding sequence GTGTTCGTCACCGGCCGTCTCGCGCTTGCCGTCGCCGTCGGCATCGTCCCGCTCGTCCTCGCCGGGCTCGCGGAGTTCCCGCCGTATGCCGCGCTGGGCATCTGGGTGCTGCTGTGCGTGCTGCTGGTGGTGCTGGACGTACTGCTGGCACCGAGCCCTCGGTCCGTCGTCGTGACGAGGCGCGTGCCGGCCCGCGCCCGGATCGGAGAACTGGTTCCGGTGAGCGTCGCGCTGCAGAATCAGGGCAGCCGCACCCTGCACGCGGTGATCCGTGATGCATGGCAGCCGACGGCGGGCGCGGGCGAGGCGCGTCAGCGACTCAGCATCCCACCGGGCGAACGGCGACGCGTCTCGATGCCGCTGCTTCCCCGGCGTCGAGGGGAGCTCGCAAGCGAGTTCGTGATGATCCGGTCGCGGGGTCCGCTCGGCCTCGCCGGACGGCAGGCCCGCCACACGGTGCGGGGAACCGTCCGGGTGCTCCCCGCCTTCTCGTCGCGCAAGCACCTGCCTTCGCGGCTGGCACGGCTGCGGGAGCTGGACGGCAACACGAGCATCCAGGTGCGCGGTCAGGGGACCGAGTTCGACTCTCTGCGGGAGTATGTCCGGGGCGACGACGTACGGTCCATCGACTGGCGGGCGACCGCCCGGGCGGGAACCACGATGCTGAGGACGTGGCGACCCGAGCGCGACCGCCACGTCGTGATCATCATCGATACGGGGCGCACCGCGGCTGCGCGCGTCGGCGACGGAACGAGAGTGGACGCTGCCCTCGAGGCATCGCTTCTGCTCGCTGCCCTCGCGGCGCGAGCGGGTGACCACGTGCATCTGCTCATGTACGACCGTGTCGTGCGGGCTCGAGTCACCGGCGTCGACGGCGCCGCGCTTCTGCCCGCCCTGACGGACGCGATGGCCCCGGTGCACGCCCGCCTCGTCGACACCGACTGGCCGGGCGCGTTCGCCGCGGTTCGCACCCTCACGACCCGCCCCGCGCTGATCGTCGTGCTGACCGCACAGGATGCCGCTGAGTCGGCACGCGGATTCCTCGGCGCCTTCCCCGATGCGAGCAGGGCGACGTCCATCCTCGTCGGATCCGTCACGGACGACGGCATCGCGGATCTCGCGATGCAGCGTGGTTCGCGCGAGGAGATCTACCTCGCGGCCGCCGCTGAACGCACCATGCGCGACGCGGAGAACGTGGCCGATGCGGTGCGTCGCGCCGGAGGCGAGGCCATCGCCGCCGATCCTGAGACGCTGCCGCCTCGGATCGCCGACCGATACCTCGAGCTGAAGGCCTCAGGGCGGCTGTGA
- a CDS encoding DUF5719 family protein: MTGNRAFRVAATGARVLTGAVVAGACVVGVAFGVTATWPTVVHEPAQAQVTPLPGDTVLVCNGDLRAVGRDPSNPLEMVSAATPELTVEGSSGRPESSPLLARDLADGGAALRLVGIVDGRQAPLLGATESASLAEADLSGLAAAPCRPPSIESWLVGGTVATGTEDLIVLTNPGVVPSTVSLGVYGSVRASSTVIVPAESQVALPLTSIAAGSDFPIVKVTATGAPVRAVLQSSLTRTLDPAGIDLQDAVPAAQRQPVLPGIEVFENQGDNADMAVLRLMSPEVDSDAVVRVSEVGSSTVVDEFTVPLTADLPTELSLSALSPGSYTMSIESDNPVLAGVRQQDGAGPQDDFAWVTPAPELEDDVYMAVPSGPNPRLVLVNREEADAVVQVAPAPGGEPTAVTVPAGSSVSVDVKPRTVYSISTPTPVHASVTMAATGELAVWPIWPAAGAQQSITVYP; the protein is encoded by the coding sequence ATGACCGGCAACCGTGCATTCCGGGTGGCGGCCACCGGCGCTCGAGTCCTGACTGGCGCGGTCGTGGCAGGGGCGTGCGTCGTCGGCGTCGCGTTCGGCGTCACGGCGACGTGGCCGACAGTCGTGCACGAGCCCGCTCAGGCACAGGTGACGCCTCTTCCGGGTGACACCGTGCTCGTGTGCAACGGCGATCTCCGCGCCGTCGGACGCGATCCGTCGAATCCACTCGAGATGGTGTCGGCGGCAACACCCGAACTGACGGTCGAGGGCTCGTCGGGCAGACCGGAGTCGAGCCCCCTGCTTGCGAGGGACCTCGCCGACGGCGGAGCCGCCCTGCGCCTCGTCGGCATCGTCGACGGACGCCAAGCCCCCCTGCTCGGCGCGACCGAGTCCGCGAGTCTGGCAGAGGCGGATCTGTCCGGCCTCGCCGCGGCTCCCTGCCGCCCTCCGAGCATCGAGTCGTGGCTCGTGGGGGGAACGGTCGCCACAGGAACCGAGGATCTCATCGTCCTCACGAATCCGGGCGTCGTGCCCTCGACCGTGTCGCTCGGCGTCTACGGGTCGGTGCGGGCATCGAGCACCGTGATCGTCCCCGCGGAGTCGCAGGTCGCGCTCCCGCTGACATCGATCGCCGCCGGCTCCGACTTCCCGATCGTCAAGGTGACAGCGACAGGCGCGCCGGTGCGTGCCGTGCTGCAGTCCTCGCTCACCCGAACGCTGGACCCAGCGGGAATCGATCTGCAGGATGCGGTTCCCGCCGCGCAGCGTCAGCCGGTGCTCCCGGGCATCGAGGTGTTCGAGAACCAGGGCGACAACGCCGACATGGCTGTTCTGCGTCTGATGTCGCCCGAGGTGGACTCCGATGCCGTGGTGAGGGTCAGCGAGGTCGGGTCGTCGACGGTCGTCGACGAGTTCACGGTGCCGCTCACCGCTGATCTGCCGACGGAGCTCTCGCTGTCGGCGCTCTCGCCCGGCAGCTACACGATGAGCATCGAGTCCGACAACCCTGTGCTCGCCGGCGTGAGACAGCAGGACGGCGCAGGCCCGCAGGACGACTTCGCCTGGGTCACACCGGCCCCGGAGCTCGAAGACGACGTCTACATGGCTGTTCCTTCCGGACCGAATCCCCGCCTCGTGCTCGTCAATCGTGAGGAAGCCGATGCAGTGGTGCAGGTCGCACCCGCACCGGGGGGAGAGCCGACCGCGGTCACCGTACCCGCGGGCTCCTCCGTGTCGGTCGATGTGAAGCCGCGCACCGTCTACTCGATCTCGACACCGACACCCGTGCACGCCTCGGTCACGATGGCCGCGACCGGTGAGCTCGCGGTGTGGCCCATCTGGCCCGCGGCGGGGGCGCAGCAGAGCATCACCGTCTACCCGTGA
- a CDS encoding metallopeptidase family protein, whose protein sequence is MRPPLAPLDGRVDRFDLTVGTAVEFLRGTWPELQEVRFEIGAMPAFEATDEVPRWHLDHEKARIVLFRLPIERLLPPGHDDGAHRRMAIESAVFRAAAEYVGREPWDMGGHDH, encoded by the coding sequence GTGCGTCCGCCGCTGGCCCCTCTCGACGGGCGCGTCGACCGATTCGATCTGACCGTCGGCACGGCGGTGGAGTTCCTTCGCGGCACCTGGCCGGAGCTGCAGGAGGTCAGGTTCGAGATCGGCGCCATGCCGGCGTTCGAGGCGACCGATGAAGTGCCGCGCTGGCACCTCGACCATGAGAAGGCTCGGATCGTGCTCTTCCGTCTTCCGATCGAGCGCCTGCTGCCGCCAGGGCACGACGACGGCGCTCACCGGCGGATGGCTATCGAGAGCGCCGTGTTCCGAGCCGCGGCGGAGTACGTCGGCCGTGAGCCCTGGGACATGGGCGGTCACGACCACTGA
- a CDS encoding efflux RND transporter periplasmic adaptor subunit codes for MRQGGAAGKAAVIVWRRWIFPLLLVLVFGACAAALVKIAFFPDSSEATVSPEASIGDPVIPVERGSVVNALTLSGNVARDEAFPVRAEITGTVIAVHVPEGATVAAGQKLFTIRQDEPKKDVDVVASEAGDVSEIALVKGQATSAGTEIFTLTPARYHLLATVEPVQLYRLVNAPSEASVTITGGPAPFACTGVRVQVSAEGTASVRCAVPGDQVVFAGLPATMDLALGQVDDALVVPVTAVQGGAGTGNVWVDAGDGAEPEERPVELGVNDGTMVEVVSGLEEGESIRQFVPGFVAPVEEFCYEIEPGVEQCDSGVSW; via the coding sequence ATGCGCCAGGGCGGCGCCGCCGGAAAGGCAGCTGTGATCGTCTGGCGACGCTGGATCTTCCCTCTTCTTCTCGTGCTCGTCTTCGGAGCATGCGCCGCGGCTCTCGTGAAGATCGCGTTCTTCCCGGACAGCAGCGAGGCGACGGTCAGTCCTGAGGCGTCGATCGGAGACCCGGTCATCCCGGTCGAGCGAGGCTCCGTCGTGAATGCCCTCACCCTGAGCGGCAACGTCGCCCGCGACGAGGCCTTCCCGGTGCGCGCAGAGATCACCGGGACGGTCATCGCGGTGCACGTGCCGGAAGGGGCGACGGTCGCGGCAGGCCAGAAGCTCTTCACGATCAGGCAGGACGAGCCGAAGAAGGATGTGGATGTCGTCGCTTCCGAGGCGGGCGACGTCTCGGAGATCGCTCTGGTCAAGGGACAGGCGACGTCCGCGGGCACGGAGATCTTCACGCTCACGCCGGCGCGCTACCACCTGCTCGCGACGGTGGAACCGGTGCAGCTGTACCGCCTGGTGAACGCGCCGTCCGAGGCATCGGTGACCATCACGGGCGGACCGGCGCCGTTCGCCTGCACGGGAGTCCGCGTGCAGGTGAGCGCCGAGGGCACCGCGAGCGTCAGATGCGCGGTGCCGGGCGACCAGGTCGTCTTCGCGGGCCTGCCTGCGACGATGGATCTCGCGCTCGGACAGGTCGACGACGCCCTGGTGGTGCCGGTCACGGCCGTGCAGGGCGGGGCCGGCACCGGCAACGTGTGGGTCGACGCCGGCGACGGCGCCGAACCCGAGGAGCGGCCTGTCGAGCTCGGCGTGAACGACGGAACCATGGTCGAGGTCGTCTCCGGTCTCGAAGAGGGCGAGTCGATCAGACAGTTCGTTCCCGGATTCGTCGCACCGGTGGAGGAGTTCTGCTACGAGATCGAGCCCGGCGTGGAGCAGTGCGACAGCGGGGTCAGCTGGTGA